In Amphiprion ocellaris isolate individual 3 ecotype Okinawa chromosome 3, ASM2253959v1, whole genome shotgun sequence, one genomic interval encodes:
- the LOC111585528 gene encoding gamma-crystallin M2-like, whose product MWNSSSPSPQIVFYEDRNFQGRSYECSSDCADMSSYLSRCHSCRVERGCFMVYDHTNFMGNQFFLRRGEYSNYMSMMGMNDCIRSCRMIPMHRGSYRMRIYERENFGGQMSELMDDCDNIMDRHRMSNCMSCQVMDGHWLMYEQPHFRGRMMYMRPGEYRSFMNMGMGSMRVMSMRHIMDSYY is encoded by the exons ATGTGGAACAG ctcctccccctcccctcagATTGTCTTCTATGAGGACAGGAACTTCCAGGGCCGTTCTTATGAGTGCAGCAGCGACTGTGCCGACATGTCGTCCTACCTGAGCAGGTGTCACTCCTGCAGGGTGGAGAGAGGCTGCTTCATGGTCTACGACCACACCAACTTCATGGGCAACCAGTTCTTCCTGAGGAGGGGCGAGTACTCCAACTACATGAGCATGATGGGAATGAACGACTGCATCAGGTCCTGCCGCATGATCCCCATG CACCGCGGCTCCTACAGGATGAGGATCTATGAGAGGGAGAACTTTGGAGGCCAGATGTCCGAGCTGATGGACGACTGCGACAACATCATGGACCGTCACCGCATGTCCAACTGCATGTCCTGTCAGGTGATGGACGGACACTGGCTGATGTACGAGCAGCCCCACTTCAGAGGCAGGATGATGTACATGAGGCCTGGAGAGTACAGGAGCTTCATGAACATGGGCATGGGCAGCATGAGGGTCATGAGCATGAGACACATCATGGACTCCTACTACTGA
- the LOC111585527 gene encoding gamma-crystallin M2-like: protein MTSSSMNMGRIVFYEDRNFQGRSYECSSDCADMSSYLSRCHSCRVERGCFMVYDRTNFMGNQFFLRRGEYSDYMSMMGMNDCIRSCRMIPMHRGSYRMRIYERENFGGQMSELMDDCDNIMDRHRMSNCMSCQVMDGHWLMYEQPHFRGRMMYMRPGEYRSFMNMGMGSMRVMSMRRIMDSYH from the exons ATGACGTCCAGCAGCATGAACATGGGCAGG ATTGTCTTCTATGAGGACAGGAACTTCCAGGGCCGTTCTTATGAGTGCAGCAGCGACTGTGCCGACATGTCGTCCTACCTGAGCAGGTGTCACTCCTGCAGGGTGGAGAGAGGCTGCTTCATGGTCTACGACCGCACCAACTTCATGGGCAACCAGTTCTTCCTGAGGAGGGGCGAGTACTCCGACTACATGAGCATGATGGGAATGAACGACTGCATCAGGTCCTGCCGCATGATCCCCATG CACCGCGGCTCCTACAGGATGAGGATCTATGAGAGGGAGAACTTTGGAGGCCAGATGTCTGAGCTGATGGACGACTGCGACAACATCATGGACCGTCACCGCATGTCCAACTGCATGTCCTGTCAGGTGATGGACGGACACTGGCTGATGTACGAGCAGCCCCACTTCAGAGGCAGGATGATGTACATGAGGCCTGGAGAGTACAGGAGCTTCATGAACATGGGCATGGGCAGCATGAGGGTCATGAGCATGAGACGCATCATGGACTCCTACCATTAG